In Desulfobulbus oralis, one DNA window encodes the following:
- the yedF gene encoding sulfurtransferase-like selenium metabolism protein YedF has product MSGTMLDCRGLACPEPVLRVKDALERGAAVLAVVVDNEAACQNVQRFAGTRGCRVEVHPQGEGVFRLDIRAGQGQVPAAASGGCCCEAPAHPGGLVYVIASDTMGRGDDLLGRSLLQTYIQTIAKVEPLPQRIIFYNSGVRVVATESDALAALQALQAKGVEILVCGTCLDFYQLKSAIQVGQISNMFAIMDATIHAAKVVSPL; this is encoded by the coding sequence ATGAGCGGTACCATGCTGGATTGTCGGGGGCTGGCCTGTCCGGAGCCGGTTTTACGGGTGAAAGACGCGCTGGAGCGGGGCGCGGCCGTGCTTGCCGTGGTGGTGGACAACGAGGCGGCCTGCCAGAATGTGCAGCGCTTCGCAGGCACCCGGGGCTGCCGGGTAGAGGTGCATCCGCAGGGGGAGGGGGTCTTCCGGCTGGACATCCGTGCGGGCCAGGGCCAGGTGCCTGCCGCGGCGAGCGGCGGGTGCTGCTGCGAGGCCCCGGCGCATCCGGGTGGGCTGGTCTATGTTATCGCCTCCGACACCATGGGCCGCGGCGACGACCTTTTGGGCCGCTCGCTGCTGCAGACCTATATTCAGACCATCGCCAAGGTGGAGCCGCTGCCACAGCGCATCATCTTCTACAACAGCGGCGTCAGAGTGGTGGCCACGGAGTCGGATGCCCTGGCTGCCCTGCAGGCCCTGCAGGCAAAGGGCGTGGAGATCCTGGTCTGCGGCACCTGCCTTGACTTTTACCAACTGAAATCGGCTATTCAGGTAGGCCAGATTTCCAATATGTTCGCCATCATGGACGCCACGATCCATGCGGCCAAAGTGGTCAGCCCGCTGTAA
- a CDS encoding carboxy terminal-processing peptidase, translating into MRCFVSFALALLLSLTPGAVLAKSAASVDESFNLERNQLIAAIMSQQLSSRHFSRTPLDDALSRKIYDLYLNQLDPRKRFLLQEDVRKLDSFRERIDDELRRGGFRLPDAGRQLLNARIREADRLIDPILDAGFDFNRKEALEIDPKKLEFVSDEAALKERWRLTLKMQVLDSYFEELEDRKKAEQKKAGQGQPRQGATTAAAPEPVPDPAAHPEQMQEAVRKVRSRMHRALQRLQEQSLQDHYDRYFDAVARAFDPHSSYMPPTTKEDFDIQMSGSLEGIGALLREDEGLIKVVRIMPGSPAEKQGQLQAEDTILSVAEKGHEAVDITEMRIREAVKLIRGPRGSQVLLNVRKPDGGKMSIVITRDIVQLDETYARSALLHTDGGTPIGYIRIPGFYRDFSNDKGKGRNATDDTRRLVQQLKRQGIRGLILDLRNNGGGALEDAVDITGLFLPGGPAVQVKDGGGHTEVRSDEDTAVEYDGLLIVLVNQFSASASEILAAALQDYGRAVIIGSQHTHGKGTVQAMLDMNRYLPLFRPRRLGDLGALKMTIQKFYRINGGSTQFRGVKPDLIVPSMLDHLESGEQYMDYPLPWDQVLPVPYQTWKGPMLDRAMVQSRGKEWVAHSAAFQKIKQESDEAKLRAQRTVVTVAWEDMWRERQLQAKVREEAKAAGFVEDPGEEEENEGRRAGREKKLEEGLAHDPYVQLSLELFGNMGKKEASAVRAR; encoded by the coding sequence ATGCGCTGTTTTGTGTCCTTTGCCCTGGCCCTGCTGCTGTCGCTTACGCCCGGCGCGGTTCTGGCGAAATCGGCCGCTTCGGTTGACGAGTCCTTCAATCTGGAGCGCAACCAGTTGATCGCCGCCATTATGAGTCAGCAGTTGAGTTCCCGCCATTTTTCCCGTACGCCGCTGGACGATGCCCTTTCCCGCAAGATATACGACCTCTACCTGAATCAGCTCGATCCCCGCAAGCGCTTCCTGCTGCAGGAGGATGTGCGGAAGCTCGACAGCTTCAGGGAGCGCATTGACGATGAACTCCGGCGCGGCGGCTTCCGTCTGCCCGATGCGGGTCGGCAGCTTTTGAATGCGCGTATTCGGGAGGCAGACCGGCTGATTGATCCGATCCTGGATGCGGGTTTTGATTTCAATCGCAAGGAAGCCCTGGAGATTGACCCCAAAAAACTGGAGTTCGTCTCCGACGAAGCGGCGCTGAAGGAACGCTGGCGGCTCACGCTGAAGATGCAGGTTCTGGACAGCTATTTCGAGGAGCTGGAAGACAGGAAGAAGGCCGAGCAGAAAAAGGCGGGCCAGGGCCAGCCAAGGCAGGGGGCAACAACGGCGGCAGCGCCGGAGCCTGTGCCGGATCCCGCAGCGCATCCCGAGCAGATGCAGGAGGCGGTCCGCAAGGTACGGTCCCGCATGCACCGGGCCCTGCAGCGCCTGCAGGAACAGAGCCTGCAGGATCATTACGATCGCTATTTCGATGCGGTGGCCCGCGCCTTTGATCCGCATTCCAGCTACATGCCGCCCACGACCAAGGAGGATTTCGATATCCAGATGAGCGGTTCCCTGGAGGGCATCGGCGCACTTTTGCGCGAGGACGAGGGGCTGATCAAGGTGGTTCGGATCATGCCCGGCTCGCCGGCGGAAAAGCAGGGGCAGTTGCAGGCAGAGGACACCATTCTGAGTGTGGCCGAAAAGGGGCACGAAGCGGTGGATATCACGGAAATGCGCATCCGGGAGGCGGTCAAGCTGATTCGTGGTCCCCGGGGCAGTCAGGTGCTGCTCAACGTGCGCAAGCCGGACGGCGGCAAGATGTCCATTGTTATCACCCGCGACATCGTGCAGCTCGACGAAACCTATGCCAGGTCGGCACTGCTGCATACGGACGGCGGCACGCCCATCGGCTATATCCGCATTCCCGGTTTTTATCGTGATTTCAGCAACGACAAAGGCAAGGGCAGGAACGCGACCGACGATACCAGAAGGCTTGTGCAGCAGTTGAAGCGGCAGGGCATCAGGGGCCTGATTCTGGATCTGCGCAACAACGGCGGCGGCGCGCTCGAAGACGCGGTGGACATTACGGGGCTCTTTCTGCCCGGCGGCCCGGCCGTGCAGGTCAAGGACGGCGGCGGCCACACGGAGGTCCGTTCCGACGAGGACACGGCAGTGGAATACGATGGCCTTCTGATTGTTTTGGTGAACCAGTTCAGCGCCTCGGCCTCTGAGATTCTGGCTGCCGCCCTGCAGGACTACGGCCGGGCGGTGATCATCGGCAGCCAGCACACCCACGGCAAGGGCACGGTGCAGGCCATGCTGGATATGAACCGCTACCTGCCCCTGTTCCGGCCCAGGCGCCTGGGGGATCTGGGCGCGCTCAAGATGACCATCCAGAAATTTTACCGCATCAACGGCGGTTCCACCCAGTTCCGCGGTGTCAAACCGGACCTGATCGTCCCCTCCATGCTGGATCACCTGGAAAGCGGTGAACAGTACATGGACTATCCGCTGCCCTGGGATCAGGTGCTGCCGGTGCCCTACCAAACCTGGAAGGGGCCGATGCTGGATCGGGCGATGGTCCAGAGCAGGGGTAAAGAATGGGTGGCCCACAGCGCCGCCTTCCAGAAAATCAAGCAGGAAAGCGACGAGGCCAAACTGCGGGCGCAGCGGACGGTGGTCACGGTGGCCTGGGAAGACATGTGGCGGGAGCGGCAGTTGCAGGCCAAGGTCAGGGAAGAGGCCAAAGCGGCAGGCTTTGTGGAAGACCCGGGCGAGGAGGAGGAGAACGAGGGCAGGCGGGCGGGCCGGGAGAAAAAGCTGGAGGAAGGCCTGGCCCATGATCCCTATGTGCAGCTCTCTTTGGAACTGTTTGGAAACATGGGCAAAAAGGAGGCCAGTGCGGTCAGGGCCCGCTGA
- a CDS encoding RsbRD N-terminal domain-containing protein: protein MALYAKLAGILADRRKQILDIWLERTLQTYKSPNFFIQVQDPFTNPVGMLIRDGLSRIFELLCQEAEEEAYIRPVDQIVRIRAVQEFAASQAVVPFLELRWVVREVLADNPSFNLPADQLQHFDCAAERVALIAFDLYCRCREQLYRTRVRELKSGRARFTDGGCPSRLLDADTKSGASEKE, encoded by the coding sequence ATGGCTCTTTATGCAAAACTGGCCGGAATACTGGCAGACAGGCGGAAGCAGATACTCGATATCTGGCTCGAAAGGACCCTGCAAACCTATAAGTCGCCGAATTTCTTCATTCAGGTGCAGGATCCTTTCACCAACCCTGTGGGGATGCTTATCCGTGACGGTCTGTCCCGGATATTCGAGTTGCTGTGCCAGGAGGCGGAGGAAGAAGCCTATATCCGCCCCGTGGACCAGATCGTACGTATCCGGGCGGTACAGGAGTTTGCCGCATCACAGGCGGTAGTCCCCTTTCTTGAACTCAGATGGGTTGTCAGAGAAGTTCTGGCCGACAATCCGTCTTTCAATTTGCCGGCCGACCAACTGCAGCACTTTGACTGTGCGGCAGAGCGGGTAGCTCTGATAGCTTTTGACTTGTATTGCCGGTGTCGTGAACAGTTGTACCGCACCCGCGTTCGGGAACTGAAAAGCGGGCGGGCCAGATTCACGGATGGCGGTTGTCCCTCCCGTTTGCTTGACGCTGACACGAAATCCGGAGCCAGCGAAAAAGAGTGA
- the dsrM gene encoding sulfate reduction electron transfer complex DsrMKJOP subunit DsrM, producing MKYAFPLAAVIALILIALIGVQIPGMQYLFGVFIPYVATMVFVAGFIYRVYNWGKSPVPFRIPTTCGQGFSLPWIKQDKLDCPATKVQVLGRMLLEILLFRSLWRNTKATMYEGPQLTHESSKWLWLFGIVFHYSFLIIVLRHLRLFLEPVPACVAFVEVLDSLLQVGAPLMYITDATVLLALLLLFLRRLWNPHVRYISLANDYFPLFLILAIVCTGILMRYFLRSHVDIEAIKQLAIGLVTLHPTIVAKISPLFYVHLFLVSVLLVYFPFSKLMHMGGVFLSPTRNLPNDSRMRRHINPWNPPIRPHSYASYEDEFRADMVEQGIPVDRPLSKEAGAAN from the coding sequence ATGAAGTACGCCTTCCCGCTGGCGGCAGTGATTGCCCTGATCCTGATTGCATTGATAGGGGTGCAGATCCCTGGAATGCAATACCTGTTCGGTGTGTTTATTCCCTATGTCGCCACGATGGTGTTTGTCGCTGGCTTCATCTACCGCGTGTACAACTGGGGAAAATCACCGGTTCCTTTCCGTATTCCGACGACCTGCGGTCAGGGATTCTCACTGCCCTGGATCAAGCAGGACAAGTTGGACTGCCCGGCGACCAAAGTCCAGGTTCTGGGCCGGATGCTCCTTGAAATTCTGCTCTTCCGCTCACTGTGGCGCAACACCAAGGCAACCATGTATGAGGGGCCCCAGCTCACCCATGAATCCAGCAAGTGGTTGTGGCTCTTCGGCATTGTTTTTCATTACAGCTTCCTGATTATTGTCCTGCGGCATCTGCGGCTCTTTCTGGAACCCGTGCCCGCCTGCGTTGCCTTTGTCGAGGTGCTGGACTCGCTTTTGCAGGTGGGTGCGCCCCTGATGTACATCACCGATGCCACCGTGCTTCTGGCCCTGCTGCTGCTCTTCCTGCGGCGGCTGTGGAATCCCCATGTCCGTTACATCTCCCTGGCCAACGACTATTTCCCCCTGTTCCTTATCCTGGCGATTGTGTGCACCGGCATCCTGATGCGCTACTTCCTGCGCAGCCACGTGGATATTGAGGCCATCAAGCAGTTGGCCATTGGGCTGGTGACCCTGCATCCCACCATTGTGGCCAAGATCAGCCCGCTTTTCTATGTGCACCTGTTTCTGGTGAGCGTGCTTTTGGTCTATTTTCCCTTCAGCAAACTCATGCACATGGGCGGCGTTTTCCTGAGCCCGACCCGGAATCTGCCCAACGATTCGCGCATGCGCCGGCACATCAACCCCTGGAACCCGCCGATCAGGCCCCATTCCTATGCCAGCTATGAGGACGAGTTCCGTGCGGACATGGTCGAGCAGGGCATTCCGGTCGACAGGCCCCTGTCCAAAGAGGCCGGCGCTGCCAACTAG
- the dsrK gene encoding sulfate reduction electron transfer complex DsrMKJOP subunit DsrK — MANVTVEKLAESVVKGPSLMTGGYPTKPWMDIPAVFRPGNYAYPTKAEKLEYLDRQEGVSFPNAREWSPEDDDWKLPPNWKEIILQGLADRLDRFRSLKIFMDCCVRCGACADKCHFFLGTGDPKNMPVLRAELLRSVYRGNFTLAGKILGKLAGGREMTVGVLKEWFMYAYQCTECRRCSVFCPYGIDTAEITMILRELLHLVGVGINWAMEPVANSNRTGNHMGLTPQAFKGNVEFLCDDIENLTGIRVNPSFNRKGAEVLFITPSADVFAEPGIFTCMGYLLLFEAIGLDYTWSTYASEGGNFGLFTSNEMMKKLNGKMYAEAKRLGVKWILGGECGHMWRVIHQYMDTMNGPADFLEVPRSPMTGTVFENAASTKMVHISEFTADLIRNGKLQLDKSRNAHVIATFHDSCNPARAMGLLDEPRYILDNVVDKWYEMPENTIREKTFCCGSGTALNTDEIMELRMRAGLPRANAVKYVHEKHGVNTLSCVCAIDRATLSTLMDYWVPGVQVAGISELVGNALVIEGEQRQDLTEGLRTLV, encoded by the coding sequence ATGGCAAACGTAACTGTAGAGAAACTGGCGGAAAGCGTTGTCAAGGGGCCGTCTCTGATGACGGGCGGCTACCCGACCAAGCCGTGGATGGATATTCCGGCGGTCTTCAGGCCCGGCAACTATGCCTACCCGACCAAGGCGGAAAAACTGGAGTACCTCGACCGGCAGGAGGGGGTGAGCTTCCCCAACGCCCGCGAGTGGAGCCCGGAAGACGATGACTGGAAACTGCCGCCGAACTGGAAGGAGATCATTTTACAGGGCCTGGCAGACCGGCTCGACCGCTTCCGTTCCCTCAAGATCTTCATGGACTGTTGCGTCCGCTGCGGTGCCTGCGCCGATAAGTGTCACTTCTTCCTGGGCACGGGCGATCCCAAGAACATGCCGGTGTTGCGGGCCGAACTTTTGCGCTCGGTCTACCGTGGCAACTTCACCCTGGCCGGCAAGATCCTGGGCAAACTGGCCGGCGGCCGGGAAATGACGGTCGGCGTGCTCAAGGAATGGTTCATGTACGCCTACCAGTGCACGGAGTGCCGGCGTTGTTCGGTGTTCTGCCCCTACGGCATAGATACGGCCGAAATCACCATGATCCTCAGGGAACTGCTGCATCTGGTGGGCGTCGGCATCAACTGGGCCATGGAGCCGGTTGCCAACTCCAACCGCACGGGCAATCACATGGGCCTGACGCCGCAGGCCTTCAAGGGGAACGTCGAGTTTCTCTGTGACGACATCGAAAATCTGACCGGCATCCGGGTCAACCCCAGCTTCAACCGCAAGGGCGCGGAGGTGCTCTTCATCACGCCTTCTGCCGACGTCTTCGCGGAACCCGGCATCTTCACCTGCATGGGCTACCTGCTCCTCTTCGAAGCCATCGGCCTGGACTACACCTGGTCCACCTACGCGTCCGAGGGCGGCAACTTCGGCCTCTTCACATCCAACGAGATGATGAAGAAACTGAACGGCAAGATGTATGCCGAGGCGAAGCGCCTTGGGGTCAAGTGGATTTTGGGTGGTGAGTGCGGTCATATGTGGCGGGTTATCCACCAGTACATGGATACCATGAACGGCCCTGCCGATTTTCTGGAAGTGCCCAGATCGCCCATGACCGGTACGGTCTTCGAAAACGCGGCCTCCACCAAGATGGTGCACATCTCCGAGTTTACCGCGGATCTGATCAGGAACGGCAAGCTCCAACTCGACAAGAGCAGAAATGCCCACGTGATCGCCACCTTCCACGATTCCTGCAACCCTGCCCGGGCCATGGGGCTTCTGGACGAGCCGCGCTACATTCTCGATAATGTGGTCGACAAGTGGTACGAGATGCCCGAAAACACCATCCGCGAGAAGACCTTCTGCTGCGGTTCGGGTACGGCCCTCAACACGGATGAAATCATGGAGCTGCGCATGCGCGCCGGGTTGCCCCGGGCCAATGCCGTGAAATACGTGCATGAAAAGCATGGCGTCAATACGCTGAGCTGCGTCTGCGCCATCGATCGGGCCACCCTGAGCACGCTGATGGATTACTGGGTGCCTGGCGTGCAGGTCGCGGGCATCAGCGAACTGGTGGGCAATGCCCTGGTTATCGAGGGCGAACAGAGGCAGGATCTGACCGAGGGTCTCCGAACCCTGGTTTAA
- the dsrJ gene encoding sulfate reduction electron transfer complex DsrMKJOP subunit DsrJ, translating to MYDRVKIITGLVIFVLLVLIPFLYNGKASKAVPELSLPTTAKHCVLPADEMRAKHMQLLNTWRDEVVRSGDRTPVVVDGQAYPKSLQLNCMACHTSKVNFCDRCHDYSSVKPYCWDCHLAPVE from the coding sequence ATGTACGACCGTGTGAAAATCATTACAGGGCTGGTTATCTTCGTCCTGCTTGTCCTGATACCCTTTTTGTACAACGGCAAGGCGAGCAAGGCCGTGCCCGAACTGAGCCTGCCGACGACCGCCAAGCACTGCGTTCTGCCGGCCGACGAGATGCGGGCCAAGCACATGCAGCTCTTGAATACCTGGCGCGACGAGGTGGTGCGCAGTGGTGACCGTACGCCCGTTGTCGTTGACGGTCAGGCGTATCCGAAGAGTCTGCAGCTGAACTGCATGGCATGCCACACCAGCAAGGTGAATTTCTGTGACAGGTGCCACGACTATTCCTCGGTAAAACCGTACTGCTGGGATTGCCATTTGGCTCCGGTTGAGTGA
- the dsrO gene encoding sulfate reduction electron transfer complex DsrMKJOP subunit DsrO: MDQKRRNFLKIAGISTLAGLGAGTGLGHLVDGAQSALAATAAPQGNTAGQHSGTAPSGKRYGLLIDARKFRENPALGERVVRACHETHNVPRFPEKDKKDEIKWIWMTHFENAFPEQPNLYPDQQTAEAELPILCNHCDNPPCVRVCPTQATFRNQDGIIVMDFHRCIGCRFCMAACPYGSRSFNWRDPRPFIDESTKNKDFPTRTRGVVEKCNFCAERLRQGLQPACVEACGDTKAMVFGDLNDPDSELRQMLRQNHTVQRNPSLGTHPSVFYIL, translated from the coding sequence ATGGATCAGAAACGAAGAAATTTCCTGAAGATAGCGGGCATTTCCACCCTGGCTGGCCTGGGCGCGGGCACAGGTTTGGGGCATCTGGTGGATGGCGCCCAGTCGGCTTTGGCGGCAACGGCAGCGCCCCAGGGCAATACGGCCGGCCAGCATAGCGGCACTGCGCCCAGCGGCAAGCGCTATGGCCTCTTGATTGACGCCCGCAAGTTCCGCGAGAATCCGGCCCTGGGCGAGCGGGTGGTGCGGGCCTGCCATGAAACCCACAATGTGCCCCGCTTCCCGGAAAAGGACAAGAAGGACGAGATCAAGTGGATCTGGATGACGCACTTTGAAAACGCCTTTCCGGAACAGCCGAATCTGTATCCGGATCAGCAGACTGCGGAGGCGGAACTGCCCATTCTCTGCAATCACTGCGACAATCCGCCCTGCGTGCGCGTCTGCCCGACCCAGGCGACCTTCCGCAATCAGGACGGCATTATCGTGATGGACTTCCACCGCTGCATCGGCTGCCGCTTCTGCATGGCCGCCTGCCCCTATGGTAGCCGCAGTTTCAACTGGCGCGATCCCCGGCCCTTTATCGACGAGAGCACCAAAAACAAGGACTTCCCGACCCGGACCCGGGGTGTGGTGGAAAAATGCAATTTCTGCGCCGAGCGCCTGCGGCAGGGCCTGCAACCGGCCTGCGTGGAAGCCTGCGGCGACACCAAGGCCATGGTCTTCGGCGATCTGAACGATCCAGACTCGGAACTGCGGCAGATGCTGAGGCAAAACCATACGGTTCAGCGGAATCCCTCCTTGGGCACGCATCCTTCCGTTTTCTACATCCTGTGA
- the dsrP gene encoding sulfate reduction electron transfer complex DsrMKJOP subunit DsrP, whose protein sequence is MFEKALKGNHYYWMWLAFLGFIVAIGGICYLRQYFYGLGITGMSRDVSWGLYISQFTFLVGVAAGGVMLVLPYYIHDFKAFGRITILGEFLAIPALIMCLLFIMVDIGQPLRAMNMILHPTPNSMLFWDMCVLLGYLFLNALCGWVILTAERKQVHPPKWIYFFVYFSIPFAFSIHTVTAMLYCGLPGRHYWLSAIIAPRFLASAFAAGPCLIVIMALILKRVANFDAGRVAIDKIVTIIIYAAIANMFFWSLELFVGAYSNVPGHLHTLEYLFFGLEHNGHVYNNLVPFMWLFLILFIVGIAMISYPPIRRGGGLWLGVGCACIFTAFWLDKGIGFVLGGFVPTPTDEIVEYYPHFNELMIAAGIWAAGFFILTILYKIAIGVDREIEA, encoded by the coding sequence ATGTTCGAAAAAGCGCTAAAAGGAAATCACTACTACTGGATGTGGCTGGCCTTTCTGGGCTTCATTGTCGCCATCGGCGGCATTTGCTACCTGCGTCAGTATTTTTACGGCCTGGGCATTACCGGCATGAGCCGGGACGTTTCGTGGGGGCTCTACATTTCCCAGTTCACCTTTCTGGTGGGCGTGGCGGCCGGAGGCGTGATGCTGGTTTTGCCCTACTACATCCACGACTTCAAGGCATTCGGCCGCATCACCATCCTGGGCGAATTTCTGGCCATCCCCGCGCTGATCATGTGCCTGCTGTTCATCATGGTGGATATCGGACAGCCGCTTCGCGCCATGAACATGATTCTGCACCCGACCCCGAACTCCATGCTGTTCTGGGATATGTGCGTGCTGCTGGGCTACCTTTTTCTGAACGCCCTCTGCGGCTGGGTCATCCTGACCGCAGAACGCAAGCAGGTGCATCCGCCCAAGTGGATCTATTTCTTCGTCTATTTTTCCATCCCCTTCGCCTTTTCGATTCATACGGTCACGGCCATGCTGTACTGCGGTTTGCCGGGGCGGCATTACTGGCTCTCGGCCATCATCGCCCCACGCTTTCTGGCCTCCGCCTTTGCAGCCGGCCCCTGCCTTATCGTGATCATGGCCCTGATCCTGAAGCGGGTGGCCAATTTCGACGCCGGCCGGGTGGCCATCGACAAGATCGTGACCATCATCATCTATGCGGCCATTGCCAATATGTTCTTCTGGTCGCTCGAGTTGTTTGTCGGCGCCTACTCCAATGTGCCCGGCCATCTGCACACCCTCGAGTATCTGTTCTTCGGGCTGGAGCACAACGGTCATGTCTACAACAATCTGGTGCCCTTCATGTGGCTCTTTCTGATTCTCTTCATTGTGGGCATCGCCATGATCAGCTATCCGCCGATCCGCCGGGGCGGCGGCCTGTGGCTGGGCGTTGGTTGCGCCTGCATTTTCACCGCCTTCTGGCTGGACAAGGGCATTGGTTTCGTGCTGGGCGGCTTTGTGCCCACGCCGACGGATGAAATCGTGGAATACTATCCCCACTTCAACGAGCTGATGATTGCAGCCGGCATCTGGGCGGCAGGCTTTTTCATCCTGACCATCCTGTACAAGATCGCCATTGGCGTGGATCGGGAGATAGAGGCGTAA
- a CDS encoding prepilin peptidase, translating to MELLICSFAALFGAVVGSFLNVVILRLPEEGGSVVFPASHCPRCGYMLHWYDNIPILSYLMLRGKCRSCRQAISLQYPAVELAMAVLAALLMRQFGPGFDFFYYFVFVAALLVIIFIDFHHQIIPDIISLPGIVLGFAGSLLSEQVSWQQSALGILCGGGILYAVALGYYLLKKQEGMGGGDIKFLAMIGAFLGWQSLPFVILCSATLGSVIGIAAMVHQKKGGQTRIPYGPFLAIAAAVFLFLQEPIMALWQMYLGLSGLQ from the coding sequence ATGGAACTGCTCATCTGCTCCTTTGCCGCGCTCTTTGGTGCGGTTGTCGGGTCTTTTCTCAATGTCGTCATCCTGCGGCTGCCGGAAGAAGGCGGCTCCGTCGTCTTCCCGGCCTCCCACTGCCCCAGGTGCGGCTACATGCTGCACTGGTACGACAATATCCCGATCTTAAGCTATCTCATGCTCCGCGGCAAATGCCGTTCCTGCCGGCAGGCGATTTCACTCCAGTATCCGGCAGTCGAACTGGCCATGGCCGTCCTCGCGGCGCTCCTGATGCGACAGTTCGGGCCAGGCTTCGATTTCTTCTACTACTTTGTCTTTGTGGCGGCTCTTCTGGTTATCATATTTATCGACTTCCATCACCAGATTATTCCAGACATCATCAGCCTGCCGGGCATCGTCCTGGGCTTTGCCGGCTCCCTGCTCAGCGAACAGGTCAGCTGGCAGCAGTCTGCTCTGGGCATCCTCTGCGGCGGCGGCATCCTCTATGCGGTGGCCCTGGGCTACTACCTCCTCAAAAAACAGGAGGGCATGGGTGGGGGGGACATCAAGTTTCTGGCCATGATCGGCGCTTTTCTGGGCTGGCAGAGCCTGCCCTTTGTCATTCTCTGCAGCGCGACACTCGGCAGTGTCATCGGCATTGCCGCCATGGTGCACCAGAAAAAAGGCGGCCAGACCCGCATTCCCTATGGGCCCTTTCTGGCAATCGCCGCTGCTGTCTTTCTCTTCCTGCAGGAACCAATCATGGCGCTCTGGCAAATGTACCTCGGCCTGAGCGGCCTGCAGTAA
- a CDS encoding dihydroorotate dehydrogenase electron transfer subunit: protein MPEFQKNCTVITGEQPARGLLRLRLAAPEIAAAVRPGQFVMVACGADRDPLLRRPLSVHNAEAGATIDLLVRVLGRGTAALTRLRAGDTLSVLGPLGRGFGEAQEGAEVLLVGGGIGCAPLLLLARRLLARRARPVLLLGAAHGAEARAFRDCFQGLDCPVHLSTDDGSLGYHGFVTGLLPELAAAASRVYACGPMPMMAAVARFCGSRLPCEVSLESRMACGLGACLGCAVPAPDRPGAYRHVCKDGPVFPANEVLWP from the coding sequence ATGCCTGAATTCCAGAAAAATTGCACTGTCATCACCGGCGAGCAGCCGGCCCGGGGTCTGCTGCGCCTGCGCCTTGCAGCGCCGGAGATCGCCGCTGCAGTCAGGCCGGGCCAGTTTGTGATGGTCGCCTGCGGCGCTGACCGGGATCCGCTCCTGCGCCGGCCCCTTTCTGTCCACAACGCGGAAGCGGGGGCGACAATAGACCTGCTCGTGCGGGTGCTGGGGCGGGGCACCGCCGCCCTGACCCGGCTCAGGGCCGGCGATACCCTGTCTGTGCTTGGCCCCCTGGGCCGCGGCTTTGGCGAGGCCCAGGAGGGCGCTGAAGTCCTCCTGGTGGGCGGCGGCATCGGCTGCGCGCCGCTGCTCCTGCTGGCGCGGCGTCTGCTGGCGCGTCGGGCCAGGCCGGTACTGCTCCTGGGCGCTGCCCATGGGGCAGAGGCCCGGGCCTTTCGGGACTGCTTTCAGGGGCTCGACTGCCCGGTGCATCTCAGCACCGACGACGGCTCACTGGGCTATCACGGCTTTGTGACCGGGCTCCTGCCGGAACTGGCCGCTGCCGCCTCCCGGGTCTATGCCTGCGGCCCCATGCCGATGATGGCTGCAGTGGCGCGTTTCTGCGGCAGCCGCCTGCCCTGCGAGGTGTCGCTGGAAAGCCGCATGGCCTGCGGTCTGGGCGCATGCCTGGGCTGTGCGGTTCCAGCCCCGGACAGGCCCGGCGCATACCGGCATGTGTGCAAGGACGGTCCGGTTTTTCCGGCAAACGAGGTGCTCTGGCCATGA